CTTGTAGGcaccaagttagacacccatgatgaatgtctaatAGGCTTGATAATACCAGCATccctcatcttcatcaattcttcttgcatcttgggtGCTAAAGTAGCATTGATTGGTCTTTTCTTTTATCTAAAAGGCTTGGCACCTTCCTTCAATGGGATCTCATGCTAGAATAAATCTTCTTGATAAGGATTcaagtcatcatatgaccatgcaaaaacatGTCTGTATTTCCTCAATAGGTCAATCAATATTTTCATAACTTTGGGTGACATTTTCCTATGATTTATACTTTCCTTGGTGCTCCTTCAGTTCCAAGATTAATCTCTTCCAAGTCTTCAAGATTTGGAGCAGTAGTTGTGACTTTTGCCTTGTCCTGATGATCAAAAACTCTTTCCAATACAACTAAACCTTTTAGAATCTTGTTAGTCTTGAACTGAACTACTACATTCCCAAAAACAATTTCCTCTCCATCTACTGTTTCTACAAAAGcactaaaatcaatttcttgaccttCATACTTATCTATACAATTTACAAACCTCAAGATATCTTAATCATCATTAaaaaatttccaattttcaatattatcaagaatTGGTGTTCTAGTCATAGCCTCAACCTTTGATATTCCTACAAAAGTTATATCATCTAGCCTCAATGCTATGTTAGCTAGTAGGTCTACCGCTCCATTGTGGCTTCTTTGTATCCAAtcaataccaaatgcatcaaaattttcCAATTCGTCCCATACAACATTTGTATACTGATTCAATCTCTTATtctttgatgcatatttggatctaaCCTGGGATATGACTAACTCTGAATCTCCAACAACTTTAAGCTTTCTTATCCCATGTTTCTCTACAAGTCTCAACCACAAcaacaatgcttcatattctaccaCATTATTTGTGAATGTGAAAGACAACATGAAAGAAAATTTAAATGTTTTTCTATGGGGTGAtactgaagaagttgagaaatacaactttagagatcccaagaacacctatgagaaaaatacctatcacaagagaagaatggagacaaaaaataaataatggctctgaagaaaaagatcatcattcagagagggaatgaaaaaataaatacaatacaatccttataaaattcctaaaggctagtgtcgtggaaggaacactcacttgacatacatcatgaggctaatgtcatgggtGGAATAGTcatatgacaaaggtagatggtaaaaaaaggcaaacatcaaaccccccatggAACTTTGTAATGGAGTGCTAgtataataaggcacaagatgtgcaagatcccaagcatgcaaagcatagtggcactttatctcagtgcgtttgcaaaaAAGGAAAATACTTACCAAAAGATGTATACAATGCCCAAATAAGACAAAAATACCAGAAATACATGAAGAAAAACCAACAACAAGTCATCCCACCCAAAAAAGAAGTTCCCATGAGCTCATgtgtccaagtaattcactagaGTGTGAAAACGCAAAAACTGAATTAAATGTACCTAGAGTAAAATTTGGATAACATGTGTGGATGGatgtgaagagctctgaaacaccGTCCCAACACCACTGGAATCgcaaaaaatagagaaattggtgAAAAGATATGAGCTTGAGACTGAAAATAGAACCTATGAATTCAAATGGATATAGAATATACCAAAAAACAACTAGATGATGAAACCCACAAATATGGAAAGTAGACGAGACCAGCTTTCCGACAatatctcgtttgccaaaaaatgttatcgtatgcccaagttatggccaaaagaaaaaaacccctcttttagggcacaaagagggtctcaGGGGCCATGTAAAGGCTTCAGTACTGATGACATCAATAAAATATTATGAGAATATTCCCTTTACTTTCAACAAAAAAATTCTTGTCAGAAAATTGTCGGAAAAAAAAATCTGTTGCCTAGAAAATTCCCCCCATGCCTGCAAAAGAAATTATTCctaaaaaaaaattgccaaaaagttGGGTGGTCACCGAAAAAGGGCCACAGTGGAGGAGGCCATGGTGGTGTCGAAAAATCTATTCCTGCTGAAAAAACCTCGGCAGCAGAGAATGGGATACCAGAGACGGCAGTGGTCTCACCATCTGTAGGGTCAGTGGCGGGGTGGCCGAAAGGCGACGTGGGTTGGGGTGGGAGCCTATGGAAACCATCGGTGACCTATTGTAGGCCTGACGGTTGTAGTTCATATGGATTGTAGCAGGGGTACAACACCCCCCCCTTTTTcacaatgttttttattttaaaaaaaaaaaaactcttttaaATGCCaaaaaaattttaataaaaaattttcaggttaattttttttgaaaaaataagccaaaatttttttttgtagaaaaaaTATCATATGTTTTCTTGGAATGCATATAGGTGGTCATACAGTCGTATGGCCAAGTAGGAAGAATGATCCTAGGTGCCTCTGTCACCTAAAATAgttgaattatatataaaaattcgTCCAATCAACCTCCTAAATCCAAGCATGAGgtttgtttgagcccaaaatgcctgGAAATAATAAAGAAGCACCCCAAATTCAAATAAAAGGCTCTAAAAATATGAGCTTGAGACTGAAAATAGAACCTATGAATTCAAATGGATATAGAATATACCAAAAAACAACTAGATGATGAAACCCACAAATATGGAAAGTAGACGAGACCAGCTTTCCGACAatatctcgtttgccaaaaaatgttatcgtatgcccaagttatggccaaaagaaaaaaacccctcttttagggcacaaagagggtctcaGGGGCCATGTAAAGGCTTCAGTACTGATGACATCAATAAAATATTATGAGAATATTCCCTTTACTTTCAACAAAAAAATTCTTGTCAGAAAATTGTCGGAAAAAAAAATCTGTTGCCTAGAAAATTCCCCCCATGCCTGCAAAAGAAATTATTCctaaaaaaaaattgccaaaaagttGGGTGGTCACCGAAAAAGGGCCACAGTGGAGGAGGCCATGGTGGTGTCGAAAAATCTATTCCTGCTGAAAAAACCTCGGCAGCAGAGAATGGGATACCAGAGACGGCAGTGGTCTCACCATCTGTAGGGTCAGTGGCGGGGTGGCCGAAAGGCGACGTGGGTTGGGGTGGGAGCCTATGGAAACCATCGGTGACCTATTGTAGGCCTGACGGTTGTAGTTCATATGGATTGTAGCAGGGGTACAACACCCCCCCCTTTTTcacaatgttttttattttaaaaaaaaaaaaactcttttaaATGCCaaaaaaattttaataaaaaattttcaggttaattttttttgaaaaaataagccaaaatttttttttgtagaaaaaaTATCATATGTTTTCTTGGAATGCATATAGGTGGTCATACAGTCGTATGGCCAAGTAGGAAGAATGATCCTAGGTGCCTCTGTCACCTAAAATAgttgaattatatataaaaattcgTCCAATCAACCTCCTAAATCCAAGCATGAGgtttgtttgagcccaaaatgcctgGAAATAATAAAGAAGCACCCCAAATTCAAATAAAAGGCTCTAAAAATATGAGCTTGAGACTGAAAATAGAACCTATGAATTCAAATGGATATAGAATATACCAAAAAACAACTAGATGATGAAACCCACAAATATGGAAAGTAGACGAGACCAGCTTTCCGACAatatctcgtttgccaaaaaatgttatcgtatgcccaagttatggccaaaagaaaaaaacccctcttttagggcacaaagagggtctcaGGGGCCATGTAAAGGCTTTAGTACTGATGACATCAATAAAATATTATGAGAATATTCCCTTTACTTTCAACAAAAAAATTCTTGTCAGAAAATTGTCGGAAAAAAAAATCTGTTGCCTAGAAAATTCCCCCCATGCCTGCAAAAGAAATTATTCctaaaaaaaaattgccaaaaagttGGGTGGTCACCGAAAAAGGGCCACAGTGGAGGAGGCCATGGTGGTGTCGAAAAATCTATTCCTGCTGAAAAAACCTCGGCAGCAGAGAATGGGATACCAGAGACGGCAGTGGTCTCACCATCTGTAGGGTCAGTGGCGGGGTGGCCGAAAGGCGACGTGGGTTGGGGTGGGAGCCTATGGAAACCATCGGTGACCTATTGTAGGCCTGACGGTTGTAGTTCATATGGATTGTAGCAGGGGTACAACACCCCCCCCTTTTTcacaatgttttttattttaaaaaaaaaaaaactcttttaaATGCCaaaaaaattttaataaaaaattttcaggttaattttttttgaaaaaataagccaaaatttttttttgtagaaaaaaTATCATATGTTTTCTTGGAATGCATATAGGTGGTCATACAGTCGTATGGCCAAGTAGGAAGAATGATCCTAGGTGCCTCTGTCACCTAAAATAgttgaattatatataaaaattcgTCCAATCAACCTCCTAAATCCAAGCATGAGgtttgtttgagcccaaaatgcctgGAAATAATAAAGAAGCACCCCAAATTCAAATAAAAGGCTCTAAAAATATGAGCTTGAGACTGAAAATAGAACCTATGAATTCAAATGGATATAGAATATACCAAAAAACAACTAGATGATGAAACCCACAAATATGGAAAGTAGACGAGACCAGCTTTCCGACAatatctcgtttgccaaaaaatgttatcgtatgcccaagttatggccaaaagaaaaaaacccctcttttagggcacaaagagggtctcaGGGGCCATGTAAAGGCTTCAGTACTGATGACATCAATAAAATATTATGAGAATATTCCCTTTACTTTCAACAAAAAAATTCTTGTCAGAAAATTGTCGGAAAAAAAAATCTGTTGCCTAGAAAATTCCCCCCATGCCTGCAAAAGAAATTATTCctaaaaaaaaattgccaaaaagttGGGTGGTCACCGAAAAAGGGCCACAGTGGAGGAGGCCATGGTGGTGTCGAAAAATCTATTCCTGCTGAAAAAACCTCGGCAGCAGAGAATGGGATACCAGAGACGGCAGTGGTCTCACCATCTGTAGGGTCAGTGGCGGGGTGGCCGAAAGGCGACGTGGGTTGGGGTGGGAGCCTATGGAAACCATCGGTGACCTATTGTAGGCCTGACGGTTGTAGTTCATATGGATTGTAGCAGGGGTACAACACCCCCCCCTTTTTcacaatgttttttattttaaaaaaaaaaaaactcttttaaATGCCaaaaaaattttaataaaaaattttcaggttaattttttttgaaaaaataagccaaaatttttttttgtagaaaaaaTATCATATGTTTTCTTGGAATGCATATAGGTGGTCATACAGTCGTATGGCCAAGTAGGAAGAATGATCCTAGGTGCCTCTGTCACCTAAAATAgttgaattatatataaaaattcgTCCAATCAACCTCCTAAATCCAAGCATGAGgtttgtttgagcccaaaatgcctgGAAATAATAAAGAAGCACCCCAAATTCAAATAAAAGGCTCTAAAAATATGAGCTTGAGACTGAAAATAGAACCTATGAATTCAAATGGATATAGAATATACCAAAAAACAACTAGATGATGAAACCCACAAATATGGAAAGTAGACGAGACCAGCTTTCCGACAatatctcgtttgccaaaaaatgttatcgtatgcccaagttatggccaaaagaaaaaaacccctcttttagggcacaaagagggtctcaGGGGCCATGTAAAGGCTTCAGTACTGATGACATCAATAAAATATTATGAGAATATTCCCTTTACTTTCAACAAAAAAATTCTTGTCAGAAAATTGTCGGAAAAAAAAATCTGTTGCCTAGAAAATTCCCCCCATGCCTGCAAAAGAAATTATTCctaaaaaaaaattgccaaaaagttGGGTGGTCACCGAAAAAGGGCCACAGTGGAGGAGGCCATGGTGGTGTCGAAAAATCTATTCCTGCTGAAAAAACCTCGGCAGCAGAGAATGGGATACCAGAGACGGCAGTGGTCTCACCATCTGTAGGGTCAGTGGCGGGGTGGCCGAAAGGCGACGTGGGTTGGGGTGGGAGCCTATGGAAACCATCGGTGACCTATTGTAGGCCTGACGGTTGTAGTTCATATGGATTGTAGCAGGGGTACAACACCCCCCCCTTTTTcacaatgttttttattttaaaaaaaaaaaaactcttttaaATGCCaaaaaaattttaataaaaaattttcaggttaattttttttgaaaaaataagccaaaatttttttttgtagaaaaaaTATCATATGTTTTCTTGGAATGCATATAGGTGGTCATACAGTCGTATGGCCAAGTAGGAAGAATGATCCTAGGTGCCTCTGTCACCTAAAATAgttgaattatatataaaaattcgTCCAATCAACCTCCTAAATCCAAGCATGAGgtttgtttgagcccaaaatgcctgGAAATAATAAAGAAGCACCCCAAATTCAAATAAAAGGCTCTAAAAATATGAGCTTGAGACTGAAAATAGAACCTATGAATTCAAATGGATATAGAATATACCAAAAAACAACTAGATGATGAAACCCACAAATATGGAAAGTAGACGAGACCAGCTTTCCGACAatatctcgtttgccaaaaaatgttatcgtatgcccaagttatggccaaaagaaaaaaacccctcttttagggcacaaagagggtctcaGGGGCCATGTAAAGGCTTTAGTACTGATGACATCAATAAAATATTATGAGAATATTCCCTTTACTTTCAACAAAAAAATTCTTGTCAGAAAATTGTCGGAAAAAAAAATCTGTTGCCTAGAAAATTCCCCCCATGCCTGCAAAAGAAATTATTCctaaaaaaaaattgccaaaaagttGGGTGGTCACCGAAAAAGGGCCACAGTGGAGGAGGCCATGGTGGTGTCGAAAAATCTATTCCTGCTGAAAAAACCTCGGCAGCAGAGAATGGGATACCAGAGACGGCAGTGGTCTCACCATCTGTAGGGTCAGTGGCGGGGTGGCCGAAAGGCGACGTGGGTTGGGGTGGGAGCCTATGGAAACCATCGGTGACCTATTGTAGGCCTGACGGTTGTAGTTCATATGGATTGTAGCAGGGGTACAACACCCCCCCCTTTTTcacaatgttttttattttaaaaaaaaaaaaactcttttaaATGCCaaaaaaattttaataaaaaattttcaggttaattttttttgaaaaaataagccaaaatttttttttgtagaaaaaaTATCATATGTTTTCTTGGAATGCATATAGGTGGTCATACAGTCGTATGGCCAAGTAGGAAGAATGATCCTAGGTGCCTCTGTCACCTAAAATAgttgaattatatataaaaattcgTCCAATCAACCTCCTAAATCCAAGCATGAGgtttgtttgagcccaaaatgcctgGAAATAATAAAGAAGCACCCCAAATTCAAATAAAAGGCTCTAAAAATATGAGCTTGAGACTGAAAATAGAACCTATGAATTCAAATGGATATAGAATATACCAAAAAACAACTAGATGATGAAACCCACAAATATGGAAAGTAGACGAGACCAGCTTTCCGACAatatctcgtttgccaaaaaatgttatcgtatgcccaagttatggccaaaagaaaaaaacccctcttttagggcacaaagagggtctcaGGGGCCATGTAAAGGCTTCAGTACTGATGACATCAATAAAATATTATGAGAATATTCCCTTTACTTTCAACAAAAAAATTCTTGTCAGAAAATTGTCGGAAAAAAAAATCTGTTGCCTAGAAAATTCCCCCCATGCCTGCAAAAGAAATTATTCctaaaaaaaaattgccaaaaagttGGGTGGTCACCGAAAAAGGGCCACAGTGGAGGAGGCCATGGTGGTGTCGAAAAATCTATTCCTGCTGAAAAAACCTCGGCAGCAGAGAATGGGATACCAGAGACGGCAGTGGTCTCACCATCTGTAGGGTCAGTGGCGGGGTGGCCGAAAGGCGACGTGGGTTGGGGTGGGAGCCTATGGAAACCATCGGTGACCTATTGTAGGCCTGACGGTTGTAGTTCATATGGATTGTAGCAGGGGTACAACACCCCCCCCTTTTTcacaatgttttttattttaaaaaaaaaaaaactcttttaaATGCCaaaaaaattttaataaaaaattttcaggttaattttttttgaaaaaataagccaaaatttttttttgtagaaaaaaTATCATATGTTTTCTTGGAATGCATATAGGTGGTCATACAGTCGTATGGCCAAGTAGGAAGAATGATCCTAGGTGCCTCTGTCACCTAAAATAgttgaattatatataaaaattcgTCCAATCAACCTCCTAAATCCAAGCATGAGgtttgtttgagcccaaaatgcctgGAAATAATAAAGAAGCACCCCAAATTCAAATAAAAGGCTCTAAAAATATGAGCTTGAGACTGAAAATAGAACCTATGAATTCAAATGGATATAGAATATACCAAAAAACAACTAGATGATGAAACCCACAAATATGGAAAGTAGACGAGACCAGCTTTCCGACAatatctcgtttgccaaaaaatgttatcgtatgcccaagttatggccaaaagaaaaaaacccctcttttagggcacaaagagggtctcaGGGGCCATGTAAAGGCTTCAGTACTGATGACATCAATAAAATATTATGAGAATATTCCCTTTACTTTCAACAAAAAAATTCTTGTCAGAAAATTGTCGGAAAAAAAAATCTGTTGCCTAGAAAATTCCCCCCATGCCTGCAAAAGAAATTATTCctaaaaaaaaattgccaaaaagttGGGTGGTCACCGAAAAAGGGCCACAGTGGAGGAGGCCATGGTGGTGTCGAAAAATCTATTCCTGCTGAAAAAACCTCGGCAGCAGAGAATGGGATACCAGAGACGGCAGTGGTCTCACCATCTGTAGGGTCAGTGGCGGGGTGGCCGAAAGGCGACGTGGGTTGGGGTGGGAGCCTATGGAAACCATCGGTGACCTATTGTAGGCCTGACGGTTGTAGTTCATATGGATTGTAGCAGGGGTACAACACCCCCCCCTTTTTcacaatgttttttattttaaaaaaaaaaaaactcttttaaATGCCaaaaaaattttaataaaaaattttcaggttaattttttttgaaaaaataagccaaaatttttttttgtagaaaaaaTATCATATGTTTTCTTGGAATGCATATAGGTGGTCATACAGTCGTATGGCCAAGTAGGAAGAATGATCCTAGGTGCCTCTGTCACCTAAAATAgttgaattatatataaaaattcgTCCAATCAACCTCCTAAATCCAAGCATGAGgtttgtttgagcccaaaatgcctgAAAATAATAAAGAAGCACCCCAAATTCAAATAAAAGGCTCTAAAAATATGAGCTTGAGACTGAAAATAGAACCTATGAATTCAAATGGATATAGAATATACCAAAAAACAACTAGATGATGAAACCCACAAATATGGAAAGTAGACGAGACCAGCTTTCCGACAatatctcgtttgccaaaaaatgttatcgtatgcccaagttatggccaaaagaaaaaaacccctcttttagggcacaaagagggtctcaGGGGCCATGTAAAGGCTTCAGTACTGATGACATCAATAAAATATTATGAGAATATTCCCTTTACTTTCAACAAAAAAATTCTTGTCAGAAAATTGTCGGAAAAAAAAATCTGTTGCCTAGAAAATTCCCCCCATGCCTGCAAAAGAAATTATTCctaaaaaaaaattgccaaaaagttGGGTGGTCACCGAAAAAGGGCCACAGTGGAGGAGGCCATGGTGGTGTCGAAAAATCTATTCCTGCTGAAAAAACCTCGGCAGCAGAGAATGGGATACCAGAGACGGCAGTGGTCTCACCATCTGTAGGGTCAGTGGCGGGGTGGCCGAAAGGCGACGTGGGTTGGGGTGGGAGCCTATGGAAACCATCGGTGACCTATTGTAGGCCTGACGGTTGTAGTTCATATGGATTGTAGCAGGGGTACAACACCCCCCCCTTTTTcacaatgttttttattttaaaaaaaaaaaaactcttttaaATGCCaaaaaaattttaataaaaaattttcaggttaattttttttgaaaaaataagccaaaatttttttttgtagaaaaaaTATCATATGTTTTCTTGGAATGCATATAGGTGGTCATACAGTCGTATGGCCAAGTAGGAAGAATGATCCTAGGTGCCTCTGTCACCTAAAATAgttgaattatatataaaaattcgTCCAATCAACCTCCTAAATCCAAGCATGAGgtttgtttgagcccaaaatgcctgGAAATAATAAAGAAGCACCCCAAATTCAAATAAAAGGCTCTAAAAATATGAGCTTGAGACTGAAAATAGAACCTATGAATTCAAATGGATATAGAATATACCAAAAAACAACTAGATGATGAAACCCACAAATATGGAAAGTAGACGAGACCAGCTTTCCGACAatatctcgtttgccaaaaaatgttatcgtatgcccaagttatggccaaaagaaaaaaacccctcttttagggcacaaagagggtctcaGGGGCCATGTAAAGGCTTCAGTACTGATGACATCAATAAAATATTATGAGAATATTCCCTTTACTTTCAACAAAAAAATTCTTGTCAGAAAATTGTCGGAAAAAAAAATCTGTTGCCTAGAAAATTCCCCCCATGCCTGCAAAAGAAATTATTCctaaaaaaaaattgccaaaaagttGGGTGGTCACCGAAAAAGGGCCACAGTGGAGGAGGCCATGGTGGTGTCGAAAAATCTATTCCTGCTGAAAAAACCTCGGCAGCAGAGAATGGGATACCAGAGACGGCAGTGGTCTCACCATCTGTAGGGTCAGTGGCGGGGTGGCCGAAAGGCGACGTGGGTTGGGGTGGGAGCCTATGGAAACCATCGGTGACCTATTGTAGGCCTGACGGTTGTAGTTCATATGGATTGTAGCAGGGGTACAACACCCCCCCCTTTTTcacaatgttttttattttaaaaaaaaaaaaactcttttaaATGCCaaaaaaattttaataaaaaattttcaggttaattttttttgaaaaaataagccaaaatttttttttgtagaaaaaaTATCATATGTTTTCTTGGAATGCATATAGGTGGTCATACAGTCGTATGGCCAAGTAGGAAGAATGATCCTAGGTGCCTCTGTCACCTAAAATAgttgaattatatataaaaattcgTCCAATCAACCTCCTAAATCCAAGCATGAGgtttgtttgagcccaaaatgcctgGAAATAATAAAGAAGCACCCCAAATTCAAATAAAAGGCTCTAAAAATATGAGCTTGAGACTGAAAATAGAACCTATGAATTCAAATGGATATAGAATATACCAAAAAACAACTAGATGATGAAACCCACAAATATGGAAAGTAGACGAGACCAGCTTTCCGACAatatctcgtttgccaaaaaatgttatcgtatgcccaagttatggccaaaagaaaaaaacccctcttttagggcacaaagagggtctcaGGGGCCATGTAAAGGCTTCAGTACTGATGACATCAATAAAATATTATGAGAATATTCCCTTTACTTTCAACAAAAAAATTCTTGTCAGAAAATTGTCGGAAAAAAAAATCTGTTGCCTAGAAAATTCCCCCCATGCCTGCAAAAGAAATTATTCctaaaaaaaaattgccaaaaagttGGGTGGTCACCGAAAAAGGGCCACAGTGGAGGAGGCCATGGTGGTGTCGAAAAATCTATTCCTGCTGAAAAAACCTCGGCAGCAGAGAATGGGATACCAGAGACGGCAGTGGTCTCACCATCTGTAGGGTCAGTGGCGGGGTGGCCGAAAGGCGACGTGGGTTGGGGTGGGAGCCTATGGAAACCATCGGTGACCTATTGTAGGCCTGACGGTTGTAGTTCATATGGATTGTAGCAGGGGTACAACACCCCCCCCTTTTTcacaatgttttttattttaaaaaaaaaaaaactcttttaaATGCCaaaaaaattttaataaaaaattttcaggttaattttttttgaaaaaataagccaaaatttttttttgtagaaaaaaTATCATATGTTTTCTTGGAATGCATATAGGTGGTCATACAGTCGTATGGCCAAGTAGGAAGAATGATCCTAGGTGCCTCTGTCACCTAAAATAgttgaattatatataaaaattcgTCCAATCAACCTCCTAAATCCAAGCATGAGgtttgtttgagcccaaaatgcctgGAAATAATAAAGAAGCACCCCAAATTCAAATAAAAGGCTCTAAAAATATGAGCTTGAGACTGAAAATAGAACCTATGAATTCAAATGGATATAGAATATACCAAAAAACAACTAGATGATGAAACCCACAAATATGGAAAGTAGACGAGACCAGCTTTCCGACAatatctcgtttgccaaaaaatgttatcgtatgcccaagttatggccaaaagaaaaaaacccctcttttagggcacaaagagggtctcaGGGGCCATGTAAAGGCTTCAGTACTGATGACATCAATAAAATATTATGAGAATATTCCCTTTACTTTCAACAAAAAAATTCTTGTCAGAAAATTGTCGGAAAAAAAAATCTGTTGCCTAGAAAATTCCCCCCATGCCTGCAAAAGAAATTATTCctaaaaaaaaattgccaaaaagttGGGTGGTCACCGAAAAAGGGCCACAGTGGAGGAGGCCATGGTGGTGTCGAAAAATCTATTCCTGCTGAAAAAACCTCGGCAGCAGAGAATGGGATACCAGAGACGGCAGTGGTCTCACCATCTGTAGGGTCAGTGGCGGGGTGGCCGAAAGGCGACGTGGGTTGGGGTGGGAGCCTATGGAAACCATCGGTGACCTATTGTAGGCCTGACGGTTGTAGTTCATATGGATTGTAGCAGGGGTACAACACCCCCCCCTTTTTcacaatgttttttattttaaaaaaaaaaaaactcttttaaATGCCaaaaaaattttaataaaaaattttcaggttaattttttttgaaaaaataagccaaaatttttttttgtagaaaaaaTATCATATGTTTTCTTGGAATGCATATAGGTGGTCATACAGTCGTATGGCCAAGTAGGAAGAATGATCCTAGGTGCCTCTGTCACCTAAAATAgttgaattatatataaaaattcgTCCAATCAACCTCCTAAATCCAAGCATGAGgtttgtttgagcccaaaatgcctgGAAATAATAAAGAAGCACCCCAAATTCAAATAAAAGGCTCTAAAAATATGAGCTTGAGACTGAAAATAGAACCTATGAATTCAAATGGATATAGAATATACCAAAAAACAACTAGATGATGAAACCCACAAATATGGAAAGTAGACGAGACCAGCTTTCCGACAatatctcgtttgccaaaaaatgttatcgtatgcccaagttatggccaaaagaaaaaaacccctcttttagggcacaaagagggtctcaGGGGCCATGTAAAGGCTTCAGTACTGATGACATCAATAAAATATTATGAGAATATTCCCTTTACTTTCAACAAAAA
This genomic stretch from Cryptomeria japonica chromosome 8, Sugi_1.0, whole genome shotgun sequence harbors:
- the LOC131857902 gene encoding uncharacterized protein LOC131857902, whose protein sequence is MESRRDQLSDNISFAKKFGWSPKKGHSGGGHGGVEKSIPAEKTSAAENGIPETAVVSPSVGSVAGWPKGDVGWVGWSPKKGHSGGGHGGVEKSIPAEKTSAAENGIPETAVVSPSVGSVAGWPKGDVGWVGWSPKKGHSGGGHGGVEKSIPAEKTSAAENGIPETAVVSPSVGSVAGWPKGDVGWVGWSPKKGHSGGGHGGVEKSIPAEKTSAAENGIPETAVVSPSVGSVAGWPKGDVGWVGWSPKKGHSGGGHGGVEKSIPAEKTSAAENGIPETAVVSPSVGSVAGWPKGDVGWVGWSPKKGHSGGGHGGVEKSIPAEKTSAAENGIPETAVVSPSVGSVAGWPKGDVGWVGWSPKKGHSGGGHGGVEKSIPAEKTSAAENGIPETAVVSPSVGSVAGWPKGDVGWVGWSPKKGHSGGGHGGVEKSIPAEKTSAAENGIPETAVVSPSVGSVAGWPKGDVGWVGWSPKKGHSGGGHGGVEKSIPAEKTSAAENGIPETAVVSPSVGSVAGWPKGDVGWVGWSPKKGHSGGGHGGVEKSIPAEKTSAAENGIPETAVVSPSVGSVAGWPKGDVGWVGWSPKKGHSGGGHGGVEKSIPAEKTSAAENGIPETAVVSPSVGSVAGWPKGDVGWVGWSPKKGHSGGGHGGVEKSIPAEKTSAAENGIPETAVVSPSVGSVAGWPKGDVGWVGWSPKKGHSGGGHGGVEKSIPAEKTSAAENGIPETAVVSPSVGSVAGWPKGDVGWGGSLWKPSVTYCRPDGCSSYGL